From Bradyrhizobium sp. AZCC 1610:
ACCGCCGGAGTCGCGCGAAGCGCGATCCCGAACGCGCTGCGCTGCGCCCGGGGAACGTAGCCCTCACACCGGCTTTTCGTCGTCCGTCACCGGCGAGGTGATCACCAAAAACACCAGATCCACCAGCCCCGAATTCGAGATCGCGTGTTCGACGCCGGGCGGCAGGAAGATGAAGTCGTGCTTGCGGACGACGTGGTTCTTCCCCGCGATCTCCATCAGCCCCTCGCCTTCGAGCACGTGATAGATCTGCTCCTGCACGCGATGCTTGTGGCGCGCGACATGCGCCATCGGCTGGTACATCGAGATCCGGTAGTCGATGTGACGGGAGCCCGCCGTCTCCGGCATGACAAGCGGTTTTGACAGCGCGCCGCCGAAATGATTGGGGAATTCCCGCCACGGCACTTCAGCGATGTTGCGGACGAAGGCGCCGTTGTTTTCTGAAGCCATGATGCTTCCTCCACCGGTCAGATGACGAGCGCCCCGCCATCGATATAGACGATCGATCCCGTGGTAAAACCGTTCGCCATGAAACCGAGGATTTGCCGCGCGATATCCTCAGCCACGCCGACGCGGCCGACCGGCAACGCGGCTGCCGTCTTCGCCAGCATGTCGCGCCGCGCCTCTTCCGGCATCGCGGCGCGGATCGGGGTATCGATGATGCCGGGCGAGACCGCGTTGACGCGCACCGGCGCCAGTTCGAGCGCCAGCGCCCGGGCCAGCGATTCCAGCGCGCCGTTGGCGGCGCTGACGATCGCCGAATTCGGCCGTGGCCGAACGCTGAGGAAGCCCGACACCAGCGTCAGCGAGCCGCCGGGGCGAATCTCGGCCTGCTGCGCAACGCGCCAGGCGCCCCAGAACTTGCCTTCCATGGTCGCGCGGACATCTTCCATCGCCACCGTCTTGAATGGACCGGTGCGAAGTTGCGCCGCCGTGACTACGACGTGATCCACGGGGCCGCAACGGCGGAACAGCGCGGCGACGCTATCATCGCTGGTAACGTCGGCGGGGATCGCGATCGCTTTCAGCTTCTCGGCCACCTTGTCGAGCCGCTCCACGTTTCGCGACGCAAGAATGATATCGGCGCCTTCGCGCTTCGCCATCTCCGCGGTCGCAAGACCGATACCGGAGGAACCACCGACGATCACAACTTTCTTGCCTGCAAGCAACATGGGATTCCCCTCAGCGTGAGATCAGGCTGGCTGAAAACGCGTGCCGATGCCGGCCTTGCTCTGGCCGAGCCCGGGCAATTCCCAGACCCCGGCGCCGACCGGATTGATGTCGGCGGCGATATCGACATCGATTAGATAGGGCCTGTTCGCCGCGATGCCCTTGCGGATGGCTTCGCCGAGATCGCCGGCGCGATCGACGCGCACGCCCTCGACGCCGCAGGAGCGCGCCATCGCGGCAAAATCCGGATTGTAGCGCTCGCCGGTGTTGGGATCGTGGAAATCGGTCGCTAGCTCACGCCCGCCGAGGTAGCCGCGCTGCAGTCCGCGGATCGAGGCATAGGCGTAATTGTTCCAGACCACCCAGACCACGGGCAGATTGTATTCGACCGCCGTGCCCAGCACATTGGCGTGCATGAAGAACGCGCCGTCGCCGCACACCGACACGCAGGGCCGGTCGGGCGCGGCAAACTTCGCACCCATCACGCCGGCGACGCCAAAGCCCATCGGGCCGAACCCCATCGAGCCGATCAACGAATCCGGCCGCCGCGGCTTGCAGAAGCCGAGCAGCCAGTTGTGGTGCACGCCGATGTCGCTGACGAGGATCGCATTCTCAGGCAGCGCCTTGTCGATTTCGAGCGCGGCGCGCTGCGGATTGATCGGGGTGGTGTCGTCGGAGAATCCGGGCGCGACGAACTTGTCCCATTCCTGTCGGTAGGTATCGATCTGCAAAAGCCACTTCTTGCGGGCATCGGCCTTTTTGGTGAGGTCCGCGCGGCGATCGAGTTCGGCGTGCACTTGGCGCAGGAAGGTGCGCACATCGGCCATCAGGCCGAGCGCCACAGGATAATTGCGGCCAATCTCCTCGGGATCGATATCGACGTGAATCAGCCGCGTCGGCGGAATGGTGAAGGAATATCCCGGGATCCACGAGCTCGACGTGCGATCGTCGAACCGCATCCCCATCGCCAGCAGAACATCCGCCTGACGCGTCGCGTGATTGGCCTGATAATGCCCGGCGCGTGCGACGAGACCCAGCGCCAGCGGATGGCTGCAATCGATCGCGCCAAGGCCGCTTGCGGAAGCCGCGACCGGGATCTGCAGCCGCTCGGCAAGCTTCAGTAATTCTTCCGCCGCGCCGCCATAGCGCACACCCTGCCCCACAATGATCGTCGGCCGCTCGGCGCCGAGCAGCATGTCGACGGCCTTGATCACGCCTTCCGGATCGGCGCCGCAGCGGCTCGATATGTTGGCGTTCCAGGCCTGCGCATTCGGCGCCTCCTCGGCCGCCGACTCCATGAAGACGTCAAAGGGCACGTCGAGCACGACCGGTCCGGGGCGGCCGGTCGTCATCGTCTTCCAGGCCTGCCGCACCGCCAGCGGCACCATCTCGCCGCGCGTCGGCTGAAACACCTTCTTGCACATCGTGCGCACGGTGGAGGGAAAATCGGCCTGATAATGCCGGTACATTTCCTGGAAGGCGCCGCGGTTGAACTGGCTGGTCGGCACGTTGCCGGTCACCGCCATGAACGGCACGGAGTCGAGGAAGGCATTGGCGAGCGAGATCGGCAGGTTCGCCGAGCCGGGCCCGCAGGACGTAAACGTCGCCGTCGGCCGCCCCGACACGCGGTAGTACACGTCGGCCATGAAGCCGGCGACGCTCTCGTGATGCACCGAGATGGTCTTGATATCGGCGGAGCGCTCATACAGCGCGTCGATGAACTGGATGTTGCCGTGGCCGCACAGGCCGAACACCTGCGGCACCTTCTCCTGGATCAGATAGTCGACGATGACCTGGGCGCCGTTGAGCATGTTACGCGACATCGTTTCACTCTCTCCCTGCAGCTCAACGAATTCGCCTCCGCGTCTTGGCTCGCGCGGCCGGCGATGGGGGTCCGAACCTATTTCTCATAATACTGTACGTCAATTGCTATTGTGGTATGATGCGGATTGCGCCCCGCGCGATGCGGGGCGCTGTTGCCGGGCGAGGACGGCCTGATAGAGTTCGCCTCGCCCACCCTGGAGAGTTGATTCCGTGAAACCGCGCACCAAGCCGAAGACGAGCGACAAGCCGGCCACATCGAGCAAGGTTTCGATCGGCAAGGTTTCGATCACAAGGCTGGTGCCATCGAGCGAGCCCAACATCGACGACGAGGCCGAGGAGCGCGCGCGCGGCGGCGTGCAGTCGCTGGGCCGCGCCTTTTCGATCATCGAGGAAGTGGCGCGTCACCGCGAAGGCATCGGGCTTGCCGACCTCAGCAAGCGGGTGGGCCTGCATAATTCCACCACCTTCCACCTCGCCAAGACGCTGGTCTCGCTCGGCTATCTCAGGCAGGAGCGCGATTCAAAACGCTACCGCGTCGGCCGGCCGCTGTTTGCGCTCGCGGCAAGCGCGCTCGACGAAATCGAGATGGTGAATCTGGCGACGCCGGTGCTGGAAGACTTGTCGCGCGAAACCGGCGAAAGCGGCCATTTTGCCGTGCGGATGGGCGATGCGGTGGTCGTGATTGCCCGCACCAGCGGACCCGGCGCGTTCCAGTTGACCGACCGCGTCGGCGTGGTGCGCCCGGCGCATTGCACCGCGCTCGGCAAGATCATGCTGGCCTCGTTGCGCCCGGATCAGTTGAAGCGCTTTCTCGAACGCGTCGAACTGAAGCCGTCGACCAAGAAATCGATCACCGACCCCGCCGTGCTCCTGCGCGATATCGCCGAGATCCGCCGCAGTGCGATCGCCTTCGACGACGGCGAATTCAATGCGGAAGTCCGCTGCGTCGCCGTGCCGGTCTATAATTTCACCGGCGAAGTGATCGGCGCGCTCGGCATCTCCGGCCCGATCTGGCGCATGACGGACCAGGTGCTGCAGAGCCGCGCCAAGCTGGTGCAATCGGCCGCCGGTCGGCTGTCCGCCGAATTCGGCGCGCGGGATCTCGCGAAATCCTCCTGATCCGATCCAGCTAAAATCCTCTTCCTAGCGGCTTGAACGCGGCTGCGACGCATTTGGCGTTGACAGGAGCCATTGCGTCCGGAAATATCCTACAACAATAAAAGAACGCCTCTCACATTGTCGCATAGGCGGGAATCGGCGGGAGGACGTCGCGACGTATCTCGGGAGGAGACCAGTGATGACCCGCTACAGCCGACGTACTCTGTTGAAGGCCGGCGCCGCCTTTGCCGGCGCCTCCGTGATCGGATCTCCGTCCACCCTCAGCGCACAGGCCACGCGAATAAAGATCGGCCATCTGGTGCCGCTGACCGGCTTCCTCGGCGCGATCGGCAGCTACGCCCAACTCGGCGTGAAGATGGCAGCGGAGGAGATCAACGCGTCCGGCGGCATCATGGGCAAACAGATCGACCTGATGTCGGAAGACTCGGTCAATCCCGCCACCGCCTCCACCAAGGCGCAGCGAATGATCGAGCAGGACGGCGCGGTGCTGTTGTTCGGCGAAATCTCGTCCGCCTCGTCGCTGACCATCATGCAGGTCGCTGAGCGCAACAAGAAGGTGTTCTTCTCGACCGGCGCGCGCTCCGACGCGCTGCGCGGCAAGGATTGCAACCGCTACTCCTTCCACTGCGACATTCCGAACACCGTGATGGTCAACGCCGTCGGCACCGCGCTCAAGCAGAAGGGCATGGTGAAGGGCAAGAAGTTCGTCACGCTGACGGCGGACTACATTTTCGGCCACGACCTGCTGAAGGCCGCCAAAGCCTTCTTCAGCGCCAATGACGCCACCCTGATCGGCGACGAGTTGATCGCGACCGATGTCACCGACTTCAGCCCGTATCTGCTGAAGGTCCGGCAGGCCAAGCCCGACGTCGTGTGTTGCAACCTCGCCGGCAACCAGGTCACCAACCTGG
This genomic window contains:
- a CDS encoding cupin domain-containing protein; translation: MASENNGAFVRNIAEVPWREFPNHFGGALSKPLVMPETAGSRHIDYRISMYQPMAHVARHKHRVQEQIYHVLEGEGLMEIAGKNHVVRKHDFIFLPPGVEHAISNSGLVDLVFLVITSPVTDDEKPV
- a CDS encoding SDR family oxidoreductase, with amino-acid sequence MLLAGKKVVIVGGSSGIGLATAEMAKREGADIILASRNVERLDKVAEKLKAIAIPADVTSDDSVAALFRRCGPVDHVVVTAAQLRTGPFKTVAMEDVRATMEGKFWGAWRVAQQAEIRPGGSLTLVSGFLSVRPRPNSAIVSAANGALESLARALALELAPVRVNAVSPGIIDTPIRAAMPEEARRDMLAKTAAALPVGRVGVAEDIARQILGFMANGFTTGSIVYIDGGALVI
- a CDS encoding thiamine pyrophosphate-binding protein — translated: MSRNMLNGAQVIVDYLIQEKVPQVFGLCGHGNIQFIDALYERSADIKTISVHHESVAGFMADVYYRVSGRPTATFTSCGPGSANLPISLANAFLDSVPFMAVTGNVPTSQFNRGAFQEMYRHYQADFPSTVRTMCKKVFQPTRGEMVPLAVRQAWKTMTTGRPGPVVLDVPFDVFMESAAEEAPNAQAWNANISSRCGADPEGVIKAVDMLLGAERPTIIVGQGVRYGGAAEELLKLAERLQIPVAASASGLGAIDCSHPLALGLVARAGHYQANHATRQADVLLAMGMRFDDRTSSSWIPGYSFTIPPTRLIHVDIDPEEIGRNYPVALGLMADVRTFLRQVHAELDRRADLTKKADARKKWLLQIDTYRQEWDKFVAPGFSDDTTPINPQRAALEIDKALPENAILVSDIGVHHNWLLGFCKPRRPDSLIGSMGFGPMGFGVAGVMGAKFAAPDRPCVSVCGDGAFFMHANVLGTAVEYNLPVVWVVWNNYAYASIRGLQRGYLGGRELATDFHDPNTGERYNPDFAAMARSCGVEGVRVDRAGDLGEAIRKGIAANRPYLIDVDIAADINPVGAGVWELPGLGQSKAGIGTRFQPA
- a CDS encoding IclR family transcriptional regulator produces the protein MKPRTKPKTSDKPATSSKVSIGKVSITRLVPSSEPNIDDEAEERARGGVQSLGRAFSIIEEVARHREGIGLADLSKRVGLHNSTTFHLAKTLVSLGYLRQERDSKRYRVGRPLFALAASALDEIEMVNLATPVLEDLSRETGESGHFAVRMGDAVVVIARTSGPGAFQLTDRVGVVRPAHCTALGKIMLASLRPDQLKRFLERVELKPSTKKSITDPAVLLRDIAEIRRSAIAFDDGEFNAEVRCVAVPVYNFTGEVIGALGISGPIWRMTDQVLQSRAKLVQSAAGRLSAEFGARDLAKSS
- a CDS encoding ABC transporter substrate-binding protein, translating into MTRYSRRTLLKAGAAFAGASVIGSPSTLSAQATRIKIGHLVPLTGFLGAIGSYAQLGVKMAAEEINASGGIMGKQIDLMSEDSVNPATASTKAQRMIEQDGAVLLFGEISSASSLTIMQVAERNKKVFFSTGARSDALRGKDCNRYSFHCDIPNTVMVNAVGTALKQKGMVKGKKFVTLTADYIFGHDLLKAAKAFFSANDATLIGDELIATDVTDFSPYLLKVRQAKPDVVCCNLAGNQVTNLVKQYAEFGFPYPLVGFNLNTGDAWAMGEGNLSGTWPTVWYHTLDNPASKAFVEAFSKKYGKPPENHAWIEYITLKMIAQAITETKSTESDALVAYFEKQTQFDIMKARKAYFRSWDHQLVQEAYPFTVKPKNEMKDKWDMLVLGEAVPAAGAELESIYPTKTQNPCNMKA